TTGCTACTTTATCAGAAACAACAATTGAAATACTCAATTTCTTTAAAAAATTTGCAGAATACTTCCCTTCCCTTTTTAAGAATTCTCAAAAAATTGACTATACCAAAGAAATTCATGAAAGCATTCATAAAATTATTAATCGTTTTGGTGAAGTATCAGATAACGCAAGTGCCGAATTAAAAGCAATCCGCAAAGAAATAAATAGTGTAAGAGGTGAAATTGGTAACAGTTTTACAAAAGCACTTAATCATTATGCCAGTAATGATTATTTAGATGACATTAGAGAATCAGTTATTGATAATCAAAGAGTATTGGCAGTGCAAGCCATGCACAGAAAAAAAGTTAAAGGCTCTTTATTAGGTAATTCCAAGACAGGAAGTATTGTCTACATAGCACCTGAGGCCACACTAAGATTAAGCAGAAGGCTACAAGATTTAATCTATGAAGAGCAACAAGAAATTGTACGTATATTAAAAATGCTGACCAATCAAATTAGGCCTTATAAAAGTTTTTTAGAACAATATCAGGGCTATCTAACGCATTTAGATACTGTTTCAGCAAAAACAAAATATGCTCAAAAAATCAACGGTTTATTACCAAAATTTTCTCATAGTAAGAAAGTTTTATTTCGAGATGCTTATCACCCTATATTATTAGAAGCAAACACTAAAAAAAATATTAGTACTATTCCGCAAACTTTAGAACTAAATCAGAATCAACAAATTATTGTTATTTCTGGACCTAATGCTGGTGGTAAAAGTATTACTTTAAAGACTATCGGCTTATTACAAGTTATGATTCAGTCTGCTATTTTAATACCTGTACATGAACGCAGTGAAGTCTATTTTTTCGACACAATCCTTACCGATATTGGCGACAATCAATCTATAGAAAATCAATTAAGTACTTACAGCTATCGTTTAAAAAATATGCGTGATTTTTTGCGTAAATGTGACAACAACACACTTTTTTTAATTGATGAATTTGGTACAGGTAGTGACCCTGAATTAGGAGGGGCATTGGCTGAAATTTTCTTAGAAGAATTTTACAGCAAAAACGCTTATGGTGTAATAACTACACACTATTCTAATTTAAAAGTTTTAGCCAATGAACTTGAAAATGTAACCAACGCCAATATGCAGTTTGACGAAAGAACATTGGAACCTCTATTTAAACTTTTTATAGGTCAGGCCGGTAGTTCATTTACATTTGAAGTTGCTCAAAAAAACGGCATTCCTTTCAGCTTAATAAATAGAGCCAAAAAGAAGGTTGAACGTGGTAAGATTAGATTGGATAAAACAATTTCTAAACTTCAAAAAGAACGCAACAAACTTCAAAGAACTTCAGAAAATTTAGAAAAGGAGCAGGATAAGGCTAAAATGCATTCTGATAATCTTTCTGAAAAGGAATCGAAAATTCAAGATAAACTTGAGAGTTTTCAGGAATTATACGACAATAATCAGAAAATGCTTTCTATAGGTAGAAAGGTAAATGAAATGTCAAATACATATTTCCAATCTAATAATAAAAAGAAATTATTAGCCGATTTTATGAAATGGATATTAATGGAGAAGAACAAGTACGTTACACTCCATAAACCTATTAAAAAAACAAAAGTCCAGAAGAAGAAGGAAACGGAAACAAAAAAAACGATAGAAAAGGAATTAGAAGAGGTTAAAAAGGAAGTCTTGGTTGAGGTTAAAAAAATTAGACAGAAAAAAAACACGCTAAAAAAACAAATTGAAAAAGTAAAAGCTGATTATAATTTTAAGGTTAATGACAGAGTACGTTTGCCAGACGGTAAATCCGTTGGAACCATAGATAAAATTGAAAAAAATATTGCCACTCTTAATTACGGAATGTTCACTACAAAAATAAATATCAATCAATTAGAACTGGTTGAATCAGCCAAAAAATAAAGCTATCCTATTCAAAATTATATGGTTATATTTATTTTGCTTAATTTTAACAAAACTAAATATTAACTAAAACCACAAAAAATGAAGAAATTTTTAGCATTCGTGCTAATTCTCTTGTTTATTATTTTGGCATGGTTTAGCTGGAAATGGTATAAAAAGACCATGCTCTGCTGCGATAACACCGTGCAAACTGAAACAAAAGAAAATGTACCACCATTGACAAAACCAGTCAAATATGGACCGCTCGTCTACAATTGGAACTCAGACAAACCCGTTACGAATGACCTTTGGTTAAATAAAAAAAAGGAAATTCAATCTGCGGATGGTGAAGGTAAAATTTTAAGAATTCTTGGTCCTTATTATAAGGATGAAACCAACACAACTTCTTTTGAAAATCTTGGATTAGCAAGGGCTGATGCCGTCAGGCAAATGCTATCTGATTCTATAGCAATGAGTAGAATGGAGATCGACAGCAAATTAATTTTAAATTCAGAAGACGCTAAAACAGCATCGTTTGGGGGTACAATTTTAGAGTGGAAAGTTAGAAATGAAAACATTCAAGAAGTTGACAACAAAACCTTAATATATTTTCCATATAACTCAACCAAAAAATTGGAAAACGAAAACATTAATGACTACCTAAAAAACATCGTTGAGCAATTAAAAAACAACGAAAAAACCATTGACATTACCGGTCATACAGATAATAAAGGTGACCCTGGTTATAATATGAAATTAGGTTTAGATAGAGCAAAAACTATTAGAAGTATATTGATCAAATTAGGTATCGCGGGAGAAAGAATTTCGGTGGGTACTGAAGGTGAGAATAGTCCAATTGCGTCAAATGACACAGAGGAGGGTATGGAGAAAAACAGAAGAGTGGAATTAGAAATTAATTAATCAACTAAAAAATAAAATTATGTTAGCATTACAAATAAATACAACAGCATGCGATGGTTCTGATATGTTTTGGCCATGGTTTTTATGGTTATTAGCAGCGTTTATATTAGGAATTATTTTAGGATGGTTATTATCAAAAATATTTGGTGGTACTAATGATACTATTGATTATTCTTCTAAAATTAAAGGCTTAGAAGCTGATTTAGCAGCATGTCGTAAAGAAAAAGGAGTCTTGGCTGCAACTGCTGCTGCCACTACTGCTTCTTTAGCAGCCGCTGTGGTACCAACAAAAGCAGTTATTCCAGCCAAAGCTGACGATTCTGTCAAAGATGACTTAACAAAAGTGGAAGGTATTGGCCCGAAAATTAAAGGTTTACTAAACGATGATGGAATTTGGAATTTTAAACAACTTTCTGAATCCGAGTTAAGTAGATTACAAAAGATATTAGACAATGCAGGTCCTCGTTATAGAGTTCATAAACCTAAAACATGGTCAGCTCAAGCTAAAATGGCTGCGGAAGGTAAATGGACTGAATTGGCAAAGTGGCAAGATGAATTGAAAGGAGGATTGTAATTTCCTTTTTAAAATAAAAAAAGCTCCAATTAAAATTGGAGCTTTTTTTTATTCTTTATACCTTTCCATCTCTCTATCATAAAAAGAGGATGCTTGTTCTATCAAATCATTTATTTCATTAGTGAGCTCATCTTCATTCTCTCCAGTAACATCTTCCAGCCATTCAATTTCATCATTTACTAAATTAATAATAAATTGAGGATAATCTGTATGTATTATAAAAATATCATCAGGAAAATCAGTATTGTCTCCGAGTAAAAATTTAGGTAATTGCATATCTTATTTTATTAAATTCATTATTTCGTTATATATTTTCAGGCCAACATCTTTTCCATATAGATTTTTAGAAAAGTCAGATTTTTTTGATGTAAAATAATCAAAAGCTTCTATCATCTTTAATTGATTACTTCCAACTGTTTTAGCAAATCCATTTTCTACCAACTCAACCCATTCTGTTTCTTCTCGAGCAATAATACAATGTTTTTTGTTAAAGTAAGCTTCTTTTTGTAATCCACCACTATCAGTAACAACCATTTTACAATGTTTTAATAAGGAGAGCATATCAAAATATCCAACAGGTTCTATTATAGTAATTCTTGTTTCAATATTATTTTCTTCAATTATTTTTTTTGTCCTTGGATGCAATGGCATTACAACTTTACATTGAGCATTAATTTCATCTAAACCTCTAAAAATAGCCTTTAGCTTTTCAACATGTATTGTATTATCTTGTCTATGGATGGTGGCTAATACAAAGTTATTCTCCTCGAGCATTAATTTATTGCAAATGCTCGATTTTTCATTAGCCTTTTTTGAATAATACGTTACCGCATCTTTCATAATATCACCTGACTTCACCACTCTCTCAGAACCAAGTATACCTACTTTCTTTAAATTATGTACACCAACATCAGTTGGACAAAGTAATAAATCAGAAATAGTATCTGTAGCTATTCTATTAATTTCTTCAGGCATATTCATATTAAAAGATCGTAAACCAGCTTCAATATGAATTACTTTAATGCCCATTTTTTTAGCAGCTAATGCACCTGCTAATGTAGAATTGGTATCACCATAAACAACAACAGCCAATGGCTTTTCATCTAACAGTATTTTTTCAACACCAATTAACATTTGCCCAGTCATAGCAGCATGACTAAGTCCATTTATATGCAAATTGTATTTGGGCTTAGGTATTTCCATCTCTTCAAAGAAGATATCGCTCATGTTTTGATCAAAATGTTGACCCGTATGCACAATTATCTCTTCGAGCTCTCCATGTTCACCAATTATTCTGCTTAACACCGCTGCCTTTACAAATTGTGGCCTTGCTCCTAAAATAGTTACAATTTTTTTCATGATGCCAATTGCTTTATAATAATTGATAGTTCTTCTGTCAATGCTTTACGATGGTACTTATCAATATTTTTAGTTTCTGATATTAATTCATTTTGCTGGTAGTCTAAATACAATTTCTCAATAGACCTTTTCATTTTGTATGCATCATTAAAGTCAATTACCTCACCAGAACTTGTTTCACTTAATATATCTGATAAATCACCATCTTCAGGTCCAATTGCCAAAATTGGGCGTTCTGATTGTAAATATTCAAATATTTTACCTGTAATTATTCCTTTTGAACTAGGCACATCGTTTACCAATAATAATAAAATTTGAGCTTTTCTTTGAAATCCAATCAC
The nucleotide sequence above comes from Aureibaculum algae. Encoded proteins:
- a CDS encoding endonuclease MutS2; this translates as MKSKITNKTLKDLEFDVVLSHIANYCQTDLGKKAVLEIVPIQKKETLIDELHQTNEYLSSFENDNRIPNHQFDEITKEIHLLGVENSFLEAQAFQKIATLSETTIEILNFFKKFAEYFPSLFKNSQKIDYTKEIHESIHKIINRFGEVSDNASAELKAIRKEINSVRGEIGNSFTKALNHYASNDYLDDIRESVIDNQRVLAVQAMHRKKVKGSLLGNSKTGSIVYIAPEATLRLSRRLQDLIYEEQQEIVRILKMLTNQIRPYKSFLEQYQGYLTHLDTVSAKTKYAQKINGLLPKFSHSKKVLFRDAYHPILLEANTKKNISTIPQTLELNQNQQIIVISGPNAGGKSITLKTIGLLQVMIQSAILIPVHERSEVYFFDTILTDIGDNQSIENQLSTYSYRLKNMRDFLRKCDNNTLFLIDEFGTGSDPELGGALAEIFLEEFYSKNAYGVITTHYSNLKVLANELENVTNANMQFDERTLEPLFKLFIGQAGSSFTFEVAQKNGIPFSLINRAKKKVERGKIRLDKTISKLQKERNKLQRTSENLEKEQDKAKMHSDNLSEKESKIQDKLESFQELYDNNQKMLSIGRKVNEMSNTYFQSNNKKKLLADFMKWILMEKNKYVTLHKPIKKTKVQKKKETETKKTIEKELEEVKKEVLVEVKKIRQKKNTLKKQIEKVKADYNFKVNDRVRLPDGKSVGTIDKIEKNIATLNYGMFTTKININQLELVESAKK
- a CDS encoding OmpA family protein — protein: MKKFLAFVLILLFIILAWFSWKWYKKTMLCCDNTVQTETKENVPPLTKPVKYGPLVYNWNSDKPVTNDLWLNKKKEIQSADGEGKILRILGPYYKDETNTTSFENLGLARADAVRQMLSDSIAMSRMEIDSKLILNSEDAKTASFGGTILEWKVRNENIQEVDNKTLIYFPYNSTKKLENENINDYLKNIVEQLKNNEKTIDITGHTDNKGDPGYNMKLGLDRAKTIRSILIKLGIAGERISVGTEGENSPIASNDTEEGMEKNRRVELEIN
- the wecB gene encoding non-hydrolyzing UDP-N-acetylglucosamine 2-epimerase, producing MKKIVTILGARPQFVKAAVLSRIIGEHGELEEIIVHTGQHFDQNMSDIFFEEMEIPKPKYNLHINGLSHAAMTGQMLIGVEKILLDEKPLAVVVYGDTNSTLAGALAAKKMGIKVIHIEAGLRSFNMNMPEEINRIATDTISDLLLCPTDVGVHNLKKVGILGSERVVKSGDIMKDAVTYYSKKANEKSSICNKLMLEENNFVLATIHRQDNTIHVEKLKAIFRGLDEINAQCKVVMPLHPRTKKIIEENNIETRITIIEPVGYFDMLSLLKHCKMVVTDSGGLQKEAYFNKKHCIIAREETEWVELVENGFAKTVGSNQLKMIEAFDYFTSKKSDFSKNLYGKDVGLKIYNEIMNLIK